One segment of Channa argus isolate prfri chromosome 17, Channa argus male v1.0, whole genome shotgun sequence DNA contains the following:
- the tbx18 gene encoding T-box transcription factor TBX18 translates to MAEKRRSPCVLSVKAHAFSVEALIGAEKRRRTARENAVSTGYEDGTDVSDLTGSPGPRADRACTSDRGSEAECASDGSPESEDALLESPQPGAVCTTPVRCTGEETRVDLQGSDLWKRFHEIGTEMIITKAGRRMFPAMRVKITGLDPHQQYYIAMDIIPVDNKRYRYVYHSSKWMVAGNADSPVPPRVYIHPDSPASGETWMRQVVSFDKLKLTNNELDDQGHIILHSMHKYQPRVHVIRKECGEELSPVRTIPVGEGTRTFSFPETVFTTVTAYQNQQITRLKIDRNPFAKGFRDSGRNRMGLEALVESYAFWRPSLRTLTFEDIPGMAKQGVPGAHGAVGASSHLLSTSPCSSPFQVCPLSPSDYACSRPTHPLHRYSNPPEPFPPPRGPSAYEGEGFCSLPLPGSQLGYLSNPTPQGYAGLRLHTPPYSLYGYTFPPSPRLAASPDKMAAAATANHQSSFLGSSPSGTLTDSLGVLSGGQQGFLFDSRTLGLAVTQSGGGASQVTAHMG, encoded by the exons ATGGCAGAAAAGCGACGATCCCCGTGTGTACTGAGTGTCAAGGCTCATGCATTTTCTGTAGAAGCGCTGATCGGGGCGGAAAAACGACGCAGAACGGCCAGAGAAAATGCCGTGTCCACTGGGTACGAGGACGGAACTGATGTGTCTGATCTAACCGGGAGTCCGGGGCCGCGGGCCGACAGAGCGTGCACCAGCGACCGGGGCAGCGAAGCAGAGTGCGCAAGTGACGGATCCC CGGAGAGCGAGGACGCGCTGCTGGAGAGCCCGCAGCCCGGGGCTGTGTGCACGACGCCGGTGAGATGCACCGGAGAGGAAACCCGCGTGGACCTGCAGGGATCAGACCTGTGGAAACGGTTCCACGAGATTGGCACAGAAATGATCATTACCAAGGCTGGACG GCGGATGTTTCCCGCTATGCGTGTGAAGATTACGGGCTTGGACCCACATCAGCAGTATTACATTGCTATGGATATAATCCCTGTGGACAACAAACGATATAG GTATGTGTACCACAGCTCCAAGTGGATGGTAGCGGGGAACGCGGACTCCCCTGTGCCGCCCAGAGTCTACATCCACCCGGACTCCCCGGCCTCAGGAGAGACGTGGATGCGTCAGGTGGTCAGCTTCGACAAACTGAAACTGACCAACAACGAGCTGGATGACCAGGGTCAT ATCATTCTGCACTCCATGCACAAGTACCAGCCACGTGTGCACGTAATCCGTAAGGAGTGTGGAGAGGAGTTATCACCAGTGAGAACCATCCCTGTTGGAGAAGGCACCCGCACCTTCTCCTTCCCTGAAACTGTGTTTACCACCGTCACTGCATATCAGAACCAACAG attaCAAGGCTGAAAATTGACAGAAACCCATTTGCCAAAGGCTTCAGAGACTCTGGCAGAAACCG GATGGGCCTGGAGGCTTTGGTTGAGTCTTACGCATTCTGGCGTCCATCTTTGCGAACACTCACATTTGAAGACATCCCAGGCATGGCCAAGCAAG GAGTCCCAGGAGCACATGGAGCAGTCGGAGCATCATCTCACCTGCTCTCCACATCCCCGTGCTCCTCGCCTTTCCAAGTTTGCCCTCTCAGCCCGTCGGACTACGCCTGCAGCCGCCCTACACACCCACTCCATCGCTACAGCAACCCTCCAGAGCCGTTCCCCCCTCCCAGAGGTCCATCAGCATATGAAGGTGAAGGATTCTGTTCACTGCCTCTCCCTGGTTCTCAACTTGGCTATCTATCCAACCCCACCCCGCAGGGTTATGCCGGTCTTCGCCTCCACACACCACCCTACAGCCTGTATGGTTACACATTCCCACCTTCACCACGCCTCGCTGCCAGCCCTGATAAAATGGCTGCCGCTGCCACTGCCAATCATCAGAGCTCCTTCCTTGGCTCGTCTCCTAGTGGGACTCTAACGGACAGTCTGGGAGTGCTCAGTGGAGGACAGCAGGGCTTCTTGTTTGACTCTCGAACTTTAGGACTAGCAGTTACCCAGTCAGGAGGTGGGGCCTCACAGGTGACCGCCCACATGGGCTGA